A region of Longimicrobium sp. DNA encodes the following proteins:
- a CDS encoding Rad52/Rad22 family DNA repair protein, with product MPIDFKALQDFFPEDAIEWRVQTAGEKQGRVWCIAVAYLTNRAIQQRLDEVVGPENWRNEFQPGPDGGVVCGISIYVSRDVVAPGTGEVTATRGEWVTKWDGAENTDVEGVKGGLSAAMKRAAVQWGIGRYLYELEETFGRVHDDGRFRGKTREGTSFRWDPPAIPAEYLPRQAAPAPAPATAPVAPVGEHEAMLEYVRTVGPRVGDMAEIRVNRKAHNLKEFVRENWQSIKEQPRVARAVVEAIEAATGKAFGQDEGK from the coding sequence ATGCCCATCGACTTCAAGGCGCTGCAGGACTTCTTCCCCGAGGACGCAATCGAGTGGCGCGTCCAGACGGCAGGGGAGAAACAGGGTCGCGTGTGGTGCATCGCCGTGGCGTACCTGACGAACCGCGCGATCCAGCAGCGGCTTGACGAGGTGGTCGGACCGGAGAACTGGCGCAACGAGTTCCAGCCAGGGCCGGACGGCGGCGTGGTCTGCGGCATCTCCATCTACGTGTCGCGCGACGTGGTGGCGCCGGGCACGGGCGAGGTGACGGCCACGCGCGGCGAGTGGGTGACGAAGTGGGACGGCGCGGAGAACACGGACGTGGAAGGCGTGAAGGGCGGGCTGTCGGCAGCGATGAAGCGCGCGGCAGTCCAGTGGGGAATCGGGCGCTACCTCTACGAGTTGGAGGAAACGTTCGGGCGGGTGCACGACGATGGCCGGTTCCGCGGCAAGACGCGCGAGGGCACGTCGTTCCGGTGGGACCCGCCCGCGATCCCTGCCGAGTACCTGCCGCGCCAGGCTGCGCCCGCGCCCGCGCCGGCCACCGCACCCGTAGCGCCCGTTGGCGAGCACGAAGCCATGCTGGAGTACGTGCGGACGGTCGGCCCCCGCGTTGGCGACATGGCCGAGATCCGCGTCAACCGGAAGGCTCACAACCTCAAGGAGTTCGTCCGCGAGAACTGGCAGTCCATCAAGGAGCAGCCGCGCGTCGCGAGGGCCGTGGTCGAAGCCATCGAAGCGGCGACGGGGAAAGCGTTCGGGCAGGACGAAGGGAAGTGA
- a CDS encoding siphovirus Gp157 family protein, giving the protein MSTLYEIDADESALAELLFDVGGDVSDEDVAAAVDAWMAELGDARAVKLDGYGKVIGELEARAAAKTAEADRLRNRAAAELNRVKQLKERLLAYMRERGHKAIGGNLFRFAVCANGGKTPLVLHVPTEELPEQFREALTTYRPKSDDIRAALESGADLSFATLGDRGYHLRVR; this is encoded by the coding sequence GTGAGCACCCTTTACGAGATCGACGCCGACGAAAGCGCCCTGGCCGAACTCCTGTTCGATGTGGGCGGCGATGTGAGCGACGAGGACGTGGCCGCGGCGGTGGACGCATGGATGGCCGAACTTGGCGACGCACGGGCCGTGAAGCTGGACGGCTACGGTAAGGTCATCGGGGAGTTGGAGGCGCGGGCCGCAGCCAAGACGGCCGAAGCGGACCGGCTCCGCAACCGGGCCGCCGCCGAGCTCAACCGTGTGAAGCAGTTGAAAGAGCGGCTGCTGGCGTACATGCGCGAGCGCGGGCACAAGGCCATCGGCGGCAACTTGTTCCGCTTCGCGGTCTGCGCCAACGGCGGCAAGACGCCGCTGGTTCTGCACGTGCCCACGGAGGAGTTGCCGGAGCAGTTCCGCGAGGCACTGACCACGTACCGCCCCAAGAGCGACGACATTCGCGCCGCGCTGGAGTCCGGCGCCGACTTGTCGTTCGCCACGCTTGGCGACCGCGGCTACCACCTGCGGGTGCGCTGA